In Quercus robur chromosome 10, dhQueRobu3.1, whole genome shotgun sequence, a genomic segment contains:
- the LOC126702207 gene encoding protein NUCLEAR FUSION DEFECTIVE 4-like, translating to MMERVLSNKWMATVASMWIQCSCGVYTFSVYSSVLKSSQGYDQSTLETMAVFRDIGSIGGVLAGLLYSAVTNGSNHSGFGGPWAVLLAGATQNFLGYFLTWASVVGLIKRPPVPLMCLFMYLSSQSMPFYNTANTVSGVQNFPDYSGTIVGIMKGFSGISGAILIRAYNTFYEGEPSKFLLMLALLPTLISVVLMLLVKIYRTNTGDDKKHLNGFFAVALIIAGYLMIIIILENIFTLPLWSHTVIFILLLLLLASPLGIAIRAQNEDSKRVPETLSFDSNPLRGHPELLRSSSDSSVPEDMAYHELPSVALDDKILFDEEGMNLLQAMCTVNFWLLFIAVICGMGSTMAVINNWSQMGQSLNYTSVEVNNLVSLWSIWDCLGGVGAGYLSDYLLHTKGWARPLLMAITLATMIIGLIVIVSGFPRILYVGSILIGICDGSLWSLIPTITSDIFGVRHMGTIFCAITLASPVGFYIFSVKLIGYIYDKEAGGDDHSCFGTRCFTLSLLIMAFLALLGFLLAIALFIRTKRFYSLRRLKDSVKWSK from the exons ATGATGGAGAGGGTACTGAGTAACAAATGGATGGCGACGGTGGCAAGCATGTGGATTCAGTGTAGCTGCGGTGTTTACACCTTCAGCGTCTACTCCTCTGTTCTGAAATCAAGCCAAGGCTACGACCAATCAACGCTCGAAACTATGGCCGTTTTCAGAGACATTGGATCAATCGGTGGTGTCCTAGCTGGGCTCCTCTACTCCGCCGTAACAAACGGTAGTAATCACTCTGGTTTCGGTGGGCCATGGGCGGTTCTCCTGGCCGGAGCAACCCAGAATTTCTTGGGCTATTTTCTAACGTGGGCTTCTGTCGTGGGATTAATCAAACGGCCTCCGGTGCCTTTGATGTGTCTCTTCATGTACTTGTCAAGTCAATCTATGCCGTTCTATAACACAGCCAATACAGTTTCAGGTGTGCAAAACTTCCCTGATTATAGTGGGACCATTGTGGGCATAATGAAG GGATTTTCTGGGATTAGTGGAGCAATACTAATCCGTGCATATAACACATTCTACGAGGGCGAGCCGAGTAAATTCCTTCTAATGCTTGCTCTGTTGCCCACACTCATCTCCGTTGTGCTTATGCTCTTGGTAAAAATTTATAGAACAAACACAGGTGATGACAAGAAGCACTTGAATGGTTTCTTTGCTGTTGCTCTGATCATTGCTGGTTATCTCatgattataataattttggaaaatatcTTCACTTTACCATTATGGTCACACACAGTCATCTTTATACTTCTTTTGCTTCTACTCGCATCACCTCTTGGAATTGCAATCAGAGCCCAGAATGAGGACTCCAAGAGAGTTCCAGAAACGCTTTCCTTTGACAGTAATCCATTAAGAGGACACCCTGAGTTACTGCGATCCTCCTCTGACTCTTCTGTACCCGAGGATATGGCATACCATGAACTGCCTAGTGTTGCTCTAGATGACAAAATTCTGTTTGATGAAGAAGGCATGAATCTTTTGCAAGCCATGTGCACTGTAAACttttggttgttgtttattGCGGTGATATGTGGAATGGGCTCTACAATGGCTGTGATAAACAACTGGAGCCAAATGGGACAATCTCTCAATTACACTAGTGTGGAGGTGAATAATTTGGTCTCTTTATGGAGTATATGGGATTGTCTTGGCGGTGTTGGAGCTGGTTATTTATCAGATTATTTACTACACACAAAAGGCTGGGCAAGACCATTGTTGATGGCTATTACTCTAGCAACAATGATTATTGGCCTCATCGTTATTGTTTCTGGATTTCCTAGAATATTATATGTGGGTTCTATCCTAATAGGCATTTGTGATGGTTCTCTGTGGTCATTAATTCCCACAATTACTTCGGATATATTTGGTGTTAGGCATATGGGTACTATTTTCTGCGCTATTACCCTAGCATCTCCtgttggattttatattttctctgTCAAACTTATAGGCTATATTTACGATAAGGAGGCAGGTGGTGATGATCACTCGTGCTTTGGCACTCGTTGCTTTACGTTATCTCTTTTAATCATGGCATTCTTGGCTCTTCTGGGGTTTCTTTTGGCCATTGCATTATTCATTCGTACTAAGAGGTTCTATTCGCTGAGGAGATTAAAGGACTCTGTAAAATGGAGTAAATAA